One part of the Malus sylvestris chromosome 2, drMalSylv7.2, whole genome shotgun sequence genome encodes these proteins:
- the LOC126601811 gene encoding uncharacterized protein LOC126601811, translating into MSSSRRVYKQFEEQHKRLLTQHEELVNLEEGGGGDEAFAMEDDKDDDHRRQRASRSHCVLEAVGLLPEQKVTTTLQMLAYEASVDQVDEITRMGKSIVLESLMRFCSAIEALYMKEYLRKLTHKDLRRLLRKAEMRGFLA; encoded by the exons atgtcttcttctaggAGAGTGTATAAACAGTTTGAGGAGCAACATAAAAGATTGTTGACCCAACATGAAGAATTGgtcaatctcgaggaaggtggaggCGGAGATGAGGCTTTTGCAATGGAGGATGATAAAGATGATGACCATAGAAGGCAGAGGGCTTCACGTTCCCATTGTGTCTTGGAAGCTGTGG gtcttcTTCCTGAGCAAAAAGTTACTACTACCTTGCAGATGCTTGCATATGAAGCATCTGtagatcaagtggatgagataacgaggatgggaAAATCAATTGTTCTAGAGTCCCTGATGCGATTTTGCTCTGCAATCGAAGCCCTCTATATGAAGGAGTACCTCCGGAAATTGACGCATAAGGATCTACGAAGGCTACTGAGGAAGGCTGAGATGCGAGGCTtcctggcatga